The proteins below come from a single Fusarium verticillioides 7600 chromosome 3, whole genome shotgun sequence genomic window:
- a CDS encoding AAT family amino acid transporter codes for MLVDSSSVDDKSPRVSNEKKTPSKEDVETGDAGLDRAMSSRHLQFIAIGGTIGTGLFLGVGPALVKAGPVSLLVAFAFMGSVVYSVMVSLGEMAAYIPITGSFTSYAARFVDPTLGFAMGWLYWFSWSITFALELVAAGIIIQYWDSDLSIAIWISVFWALFTALNFVPVRIFGEIEMWFSMIKVVTIIGFIIFSICVNAGVGEEGYIGFKYWKDPGVTNTYMDIDGATGRFVGFWAVLVTAGFSYQGTELVGVGAGETANPRKAIPQAIRWTFWGIFSLFMATVFFVGINVPFNDPRLDSGAQDASASPLVVVATRAGVKVLPDIINAVLLSAILTAANSNVYSSSRIMVALAEDGLAPAFMKRTNKYGTPYFAVASCSVMGLIAYINLSSSGAEVFNWLLNVSSTSCFITWVLINVCHIRFQKIMRVQGIPRSELPYLAPLQPYLSYYGAFFVSLITITCGFTAFIDWSVADFFSNYISLMLFAALYIGHKLICRTKVVPLAEVDLSKGREEM; via the coding sequence ATGCTCGTGGACTCTTCCTCAGTGGACGACAAGTCCCCTCGTGTCagcaacgagaagaagacccCCTCCAAGGAAGATGTCGAGACCGGCGATGCTGGCCTCGACAGGGCCATGAGCTCGCGTCACCTGCagttcatcgccatcggcGGCACCATTGGAACAggtctcttcctcggtgTAGGCCCAGCCCTCGTCAAGGCAGGCCCTGTGTCGCTCCTCGTCGCCTTCGCATTCATGGGCTCGGTCGTGTACTCCGTCATGGTCAGCCTCGGCGAGATGGCAGCGTACATCCCCATCACTGGATCCTTCACCTCGTACGCCGCTCGCTTCGTCGATCCCACGCTGGGCTTCGCCATGGGCTGGCTGTACTGGTTCAGCTGGTCCATCACTTTTGCACTGGAGCTCGTCGCGGCTGGAATCATCATCCAGTATTGGGACTCGGATCTTAGCATTGCTATTTGGATTAGTGTTTTCTGGGCGTTGTTTACCGCGTTGAACTTTGTCCCTGTTAGGATCTttggagagattgagatgtgGTTCTCCATGATCAAGGTTGTCACCATCattggcttcatcatcttctccatctgcGTAAACGCTGGTGTTGGCGAGGAGGGCTACATTGGTTTCAAGTACTGGAAGGATCCCGGCGTCACAAACACCTACATGGACATTGACGGCGCCACGGGCCGCTTCGTCGGTTTCTGGGCTGTCCTTGTAACTGCTGGCTTCTCCTACCAGGGCACTGAGCTTGTCGGTGTAGGCGCCGGAGAGACTGCCAACCCCCGCAAGGCTATCCCCCAGGCTATCCGCTGGACTTTCTGGGGaatcttcagcttgttcaTGGCgaccgtcttcttcgtcggaaTCAACGTTCCCTTCAACGACCCCCGACTTGACTCTGGTGCGCAGGAtgcttctgcttcacctctcgtcgtcgtcgctacCCGCGCTGGTGTCAAGGTTCTTcctgacatcatcaacgccgtTCTTCTCTCTGCCATTCTCACAGCTGCCAACTCAAACGTCTACTCTAGTAGCCGAATCATGGTCGCGCTCGCTGAGGATGGCCTTGCTCCCGCTTTCATGAAGCGCACCAACAAGTACGGTACTCCTTACTTTGCCGTGGCTTCATGCTCCGTCATGGGACTCATCGCCTACATCAACCTGTCCTCCAGCGGAGCCGAGGTGTTCAACTGGCTTCTCAACGTCAGTTCCACCTCGTGCTTCATCACCTGGGTCCTCATCAACGTCTGCCACATCCGCTTCCAGAAGATCATGCGCGTACAGGGAATTCCCCGCTCCGAGCTTCCCTACCTCGCTCCTCTCCAGCCTTACCTGTCCTACTACGGCGCTTTCTTCGTCAGCTTGATCACCATCACTTGTGGTTTCACCGCCTTCATCGATTGGAGCGTAGCCGATTTCTTCTCCAACTACATCAGCTTGATGCTTTTCGCCGCGTTGTATATTGGTCATAAGCTCATCTGCCGCACCAAGGTTGTTCCTCTGGCTGAGGTCGATCTGAGCAAGGGACGAGAGGAAATGTAA
- a CDS encoding protein PNS1, with protein sequence MGEADNYYNPNQQPPYGYSNGGGYQQQYQPQPPPATHQQQYQQPPPPQQQPYPPQNGNGYMPAQGYGGNEKASFEEQFKIPKPKWNDLWAGILFILFMAGYVVVSGIALQGYAANKGNAGSGIYGNKNDFSLNTSTVILFMFVLAVAFVLSYAYVWMARLFPKQFIWVTGILNVCWALGTAIFYLWRRYWSAGIVFLIFGLFMAFCFWTWISRIPFSALMLRTTIDVSKKYGHVYLTSLIGGIIATAMSAWFSITLVAIYIKYQPADDNPSCADGGCGKGKVIGLIVFITFTMYWFSEWLKNTIHTTIAGVYGSWYFNPHNFPKDATRASAKRALTYSFGSIALGSLLVAIIQFVRQICQAARNQEAADGSMLGYALFCCIGCLLGILEWAVEFINRYAFCHIALYGKAYFAAAKDTWKMIKDRGIDALINDCLIGPVLSFGGLFIAYACGLLAYLYLYFTDPPYNSDGQYTAVVMAFAFLIGFQIANIFTTPISSGVETIFVAAGWDPQVMWRDHPELYQEMCRVYPKVQQVIHDR encoded by the exons ATGGGCGAAGCCGACAATTACTACAATCCGAACCAACAGCCGCCGTACGGCTACTCCAACGGCGGCGGCTATCAGCAACAataccaacctcaacctcccccCGCGACACACCAGCAACAATACCAACAACCGCCTCctccccagcagcagccctACCCTCCCCAGAATGGCAACGGCTACATGCCCGCCCAAGGCTACGGCGGCAACGAAAAGGCCTCGTTCGAAGAGCAGTTCAAGATTCCCAAGCCAAAGTGGAACGATCTCTGGGCCGGtattctcttcatcctcttcatggCCGGCTACGTCGTCGTCTCTGGCATAGCACTCCAGGGATACGCTGCGAATAAGGGCAACGCTGGATCGGGGATTTATGGTAATAAGAATGACTTTTCGCTGAACACGAGTACGGTTATTTTGTTCATGTTTGTCCTCGCTGTTGCGTTTGTGCTTTCGTATGCGTACGTTTGGATGGCGCGGTTGTTTCCGAAGCAGTTTATCTGGGTCACTGGTATTCTCAATGTCTGCTGGGCTCTTGGAACAGCTATCTTTTACCTCTGGCGCAGATACTGGTCTGCTGGAATTGTGTTCCTCATCTTTGGACTTTTCATGGCTTTTTGCTTCTGGACGTGGATTTCACGAATTCCCTTTTCGGCGCTGATGCTTCGAACTACCATCGACGTTAGCAAGAAGTATGGTCATGTCTATCTCACCAGTTTGATTGGAGGCATCATCGCCACGGCCATGTCAGCTTGGTTCTCAATCACTCTTGTCGCAATCTACATCAAGTATCAGCCTGCGGACGATAACCCCTCTTGCGCTGATGGCGGCTGCGGCAAAGGCAAGGTCATCGGCCTGATCGTCTTCATCACGTTCACCATGTACTGGTTCTCCGAGTGGCTCAAGAATACTATCCACACCACAATTGCTGGCGTCTATGGCTCTTGGTACTTCAACCCTCACAACTTCCCCAAGGACGCCACCCGCGCTTCTGCCAAGCGAGCCTTGACCTACAGTTTCGGTTCCATCGCCTTGGGTAGCTTGCTAGTTGCCATTATTCAGTTTGTCCGTCAGATCTGCCAAGCCGCTCGTAACCAGGAGGCCGCTGATGGCAGTATGTTGGGATACGCTTTGTTCTGTTGCATTGGCTGCCTCCTTGGTATTTTGGAGTGGGCtgttgagttcatcaacaGATATGCTTTCTGCCACATTGCGCTTTACGGCAAGGCTTACTTTGCGGCTGCCAAGGATACATGGAAGATGATTAAGGATCGCGGAATTGACGCTCTGATCAAC GACTGCCTCATCGGACCCGTCCTTTCATTCGgcggcctcttcatcgcctaCGCTTGCGGCCTCCTGGCCTACCTGTACCTCTACTTCACCGACCCCCCTTACAACAGCGACGGCCAATACACAGCAGTCGTCATGGCATTCGCTTTCCTTATCGGTTTCCAGATCGCTAACATCTTCACCACCCCGATTTCGAGCGGTGTCGAGACAatctttgttgctgctggttggGATCCTCAGGTCATGTGGCGCGACCACCCTGAGCTTTACCAGGAGATGTGCAGAGTGTACCCCAAGGTTCAGCAGGTCATTCACGACCGATAA
- a CDS encoding RIO kinase 1, whose product MDPAAGPAAPHEPPYQYTANQGYEQTEEIPRELQTQKDDGALLEQEDDNDFDDIFEEDFDDNEWSADAGDLTKSYNRQRNADGTAARSNQQKPTANTFASVDDQVSALSKHAAKLRLDTVKQDVEKDKDKADRATSEQVLDQRTRMILLQMINRGFVSEVHGAISTGKEANVYGAVLHDDQTGEATQRAIKVYKTAILSFKDRERYITGEHRFKGGFDKGNNRKMVKLWAEKEFRNLRRIYTAGIPCPEPISLKLHVLVMGFLGDRKGWAYPRLRDATLTGDDVDQQWYKLYVQLLGIMRRIYQVCRLVHADLSEYNILYHKEKLYIIDVSQSVEPDHPRSLEFLRMDIKNVGDFFRRKGVDTLADRAIFNFITTPEGPVEEPEMAKAIETLYETRADTSEDQAAQIEVDNEVFRNQYIPQTLEQVYDIEKDAQKVTQGEGNDLVYSNLLADQVIAPKKDGEDGEDGEEAQGSTSDSDDEGASLSGDSNDEANFEKGPPRGRRFEDKDEKKAHKQAVKEAKREKRKEKMPKHLKKKIVATSSRRKK is encoded by the exons ATGGATCCCGCGGCAGGACCAGCTGCTCCTCACGAGCCTCCCTACCAATACACAGCAAACCAGGGCTACGAACAGACAGAAGAAATACCCCGCGAACTCCAGACCCAAAAGGACGACGGTGCCCTTCTCGAGCAGGAAGACGATAatgactttgatgatatTTTCGAGGAGGATTTCGACGATAATGAGTGGTCCGCTGATGCGGGCGACTTGACAAAATCTTATAACCGTCAGCGCAATGCCGACGGCACTGCTGCTCGCTCGAATCAGCAGAAACCTACTGCGAATACCTTTGCCAGCGTCGACGATCAAGTATCCGCCCTGTCAAAACACGCCGCCAAGCTTCGTCTTGACACTGTCAAGcaagatgtcgagaaggacaaggacaaggccgacCGCGCCACAAGCGAACAAGTCCTCGACCAGCGCACCCGCATGATTCTCCTGCAGATGATCAACCGTGGCTTCGTTAGCGAGGTCCACGGTGCTATCAGCACCGGTAAAGAAGCCAACGTCTACGGCGCCGTCCTCCACGATGATCAAACCGGCGAGGCTACCCAGCGGGCTATCAAGGTCTACAAGACAgccatcctcagcttcaaggaCAGAGAGCGTTACATCACCGGTGAGCACCGTTTCAAGGGTGGCTTCGACAAGGGAAACAACAGGAAGATGGTTAAGCTCTGGGCGGAGAAGGAATTCCGCAACTTGCGAAGGATCTACACGGCTGGTATTCCCTGCCCGGAGcccatcagcctcaagcttcacGTTCTCGTCATGGGCTTCCTCGGCGACCGCAAGGGCTGGGCGTACCCTCGCCTCCGTGACGCTACTCTGACGGGCGACGATGTCGATCAGCAGTGGTATAAGCTTTATGTCCAGCTGCTTGGCATAATGCGCCGAATTTATCAGGTCTGCCGTCTTGTGCACGCCGATCTGAGCGAGTACAACATTCTATACcacaaggagaagctgtaCATCATTGATGTGTCGCAAAGTGTGGAGCCTGATCATCCTCGCTCTCTTGAGTTCCTGCGCATGGATATCAAGAACGTGGGCGACTTTTTTAGACGCAAGGGCGTTGATACGCTTGCTGACCGCGCtatcttcaacttcatcactACCCCTGAGGGTCCTGTAGAAGAGCCAGAAATGGCCAAGGCGATCGAGACTCTGTACGAGACTCGCGCTGATACGAGTGAAGACCAGGCTGCTCAGATCGAGGTTGACAACGAGGTATTCAGAAATCAGTACATTCCTCAGACATTAGAACAAGTCTACgatattgagaaggatgctcAGAAGGTGACACAAGGTGAAGGTAACGACCTTGTCTACAGTAATCTACTGGCAGACCAGGTCATCGCTCCCAAGAAGGACGGTGAAGACGGCGAAGACGGCGAAGAGGCACAAGGTTCTACATCCGActctgacgatgaaggcgCATCTCTCTCAGGTGACTCCAACGACGAGGCCAACTTCGAAAAGGGTCCTCCCCGCGGCCGTCGCttcgaggacaaggatgagaagaag GCCCATAAACAAGCCGTCAAGGAAGCTAAGCGCgagaagcgcaaggagaagatgcccAAGCACctaaagaagaagatcgtcGCCACATCATCCCGTCGCAAGAAATAG
- a CDS encoding hypothetical protein (At least one base has a quality score < 10): MKFSTVSFLLLTGCSTGIPHEIRGDVYEVKNPFSPNAVDPEVEGVKGLQKRAIDPKGDQALAARGDVYEVKNPFSPNAVDPEVEGVKGLQDRDIKPRDVPDNDPLKARGDVYEVKNPFSPNAVDPEVEGVKGLQERDVDPEEQEEAELGKTLRGRAIDHENDPDSAHLKPRAGGDKVKLDQLTNTRYKQPHAEIALIQAFNKYHKPLPEKLKKIAENEAALVNNKLGMKGTASATPPQYYDSQYVVPVKIGTPAQQTYLNFDTGSSDLWVFSTDTYQPDPSCQRLSKRLSGQTWSIKYGDGTGASGIVYTDKVQVGKTYVNKQAIESATEVSDGIAADKFSHGIMGLAMSSLNTVRPTPQKTYFQNVQDALAVPVFTANLQKGKAGNYNFGYIDQGEYYGSIQFAKVTKNSPWWQLNIEGFRVAQGAPWHKYNYSAIVDTGTTLLLLPSYLVNFYYKKVKGAYVDQDYGVWVFPCSAKLPSFYFGFGSYRGKVPGNYINYGRLTSTVCYGGIQSSDGIGFAILGDILLKAQFVVFDLKGQRVGFANKLTVTS, encoded by the exons ATGAAATTCAGCACggtttctttcctcctcctcaccggCTGTAGTACGGGTATTCCTCATGAAATCCGTGGCGATGTCTACGAGGTGAAGAACCCATTCTCACCCAACGCCGTTGatccagaagttgaaggagtaAAGGGTCTGCAGAAGAGGGCAATAGACCCCAAGGGAGACCAAGCCCTCGCGGCACGTGGCGACGTGTACGAGGTTAAGAATCCCTTCTCACCTAATGCTGTTGACCCTGAGGTCGAAGGCGTTAAGGGTCTGCAGGATCGGGATATAAAACCCAGGGATGTACCCGACAACGACCCCTTAAAGGCACGTGGAGATGTCTATGAGGTCAAGAATCCCTTTTCACCCAACGCTGTTGATCCCGAGGTTGAAGGAGTTAAAGGCCTGCAAGAGCGGGACGTTGATCccgaggaacaagaagaggcgGAACTTGGCAAGACGCTGCGAGGTCGGGCTATTGATCATGAGAATGATCCCGACTCGGCTCACCTCAAGCCCAGGGCTGGAGgagacaaggtcaagctggATCAACTTACCAACACGCGTTACAAGCAGCCTCATGCCGAAATTGCCCTGATCCAGGCTTTCAACAAATACCATAAGCCTTTACCCGAGAAGCTTAAGAAGATTGCTGAAAATGAGGCTGccctcgtcaacaacaagctcg GAATGAAGGGTACTGCTTCGGCAACACCACCTCAGTACTACGATTCACAGTATGTAGTTCCTGTCAAGATTGGTACTCCAGCTCAACAGACATATCTGAACTTTGATACTGGCTCATCTGATCT CTGGGTGTTTTCTACAGACACATATCAACCTGACCCAAGCTG TCAACGACTTTCCAAGCGATTAAGCGGTCAGACTTGGAGTATTAAGTACGGCGATGGCACTGGTGCCAGTGGTATTGTCTACACCGACAAGGTCCAAGTCGGAAAGACCTATGTCAACAAGCAGGCCATTGAATCGGCTACTGAAGTTTCGGATGGTATCGCCGCAGACAAGTTCTCACACGGCATCATGGGCCTCGCAATGTCAAGCCTGAACACTGTCCGACCTACACCTCAAAAAACCTACTTCCAGAACGTGCAGGACGCTCTAGCAGTTCCAGTCTTTACCGCCAATCTgcagaagggcaaggctggAAACTACAACTTTGGATACATCGACCAGGGCGAGTATTACGGAAGCATTCAATTCGCCAAGGTCACAAAGAACAGTCCCTGGTGGCAGCTCAACATTGAGGGCTTCCGTGTCGCTCAGGGTGCACCGTGGCACAAGTACAACTACTCAGCCATCGTCGACACTGGCACAACACTCCTTCTTCTGCCCAGCTACCTTGTCAACTTCTACTATAAAAAGGTCAAGGGTGCTTATGTCGATCAAGACTACGGTGTCTGGGTGTTCCCCTGCTCAGCGAAGCTCCCCAGCTTCTACTTTGGCTTCGGCAGCTACCGCGGCAAAGTCCCCGGAAACTACATCAACTACGGCCGTCTCACCAGCACCGTCTGCTACGGTGGCATTCAGAGCTCTGACGGTATTGGATTCGCCATTCTGGGCGACATCCTCCTGAAGGCGCAGTTTGTCGTCTTTGACCTGAAGGGTCAACGTGTTGGATTCGCCAACAAACTCACAGTCACGTCATAA